In a single window of the Diachasmimorpha longicaudata isolate KC_UGA_2023 chromosome 16, iyDiaLong2, whole genome shotgun sequence genome:
- the LOC135170024 gene encoding uncharacterized protein LOC135170024, whose protein sequence is MRMAVRVLSRYFVHLQHRTAIINVRAIHGTFLDRNKKNIQSADNNIFDTSRSLFEVNYNLDGVSIRCKHSRSGRKGRGQEEEDEEDVDEQGDPEIELLAQGKHNKIITPSTQSMRIDAVVKAGLGIARSRADVALYESRIRINSEKVLKKGYQVGINDVIDFIVGPSPKNPKFTIVNRMTVLDAKPNVDTIKLKVLREKNLVIDDYVDSYKLESN, encoded by the exons ATGAGAATGGCAGTTCGCGTGTTGTCACGTTATTTCGTCCATTTGCAGCATCGGACAGCAATAATAAATGTCAGAGCAATTCATGGAACTTTCCTTGATCGTAACaagaaaaatatccaaagTGCAGATAATAACATATTTGATACATCGAGGAGTCTTTTTGAGGTCAATTATAACCTAGACGGTGTCTCAATAAGATGTAAACACAGCAGAAGTGGCAGAAAG GGACGAGGTCAGGAGGAAGAGGACGAGGAGGATGTTGACGAGCAGGGGGATCCGGAAATCGAATTGTTGGCTCAGGGTAAACATAATAAGATAATCACCCCTAGTACTCAGTCAATGAGGATTGATGCTGTCGTTAAAGCTGGTCTTGGAATAGCCAGAAG TCGAGCAGATGTAGCTCTTTACGAGAGTAGAATTCGTATTAATAGTGAAAAGGTCTTGAAAAAAGGTTATCAA GTGGGTATTAACGATGTAATAGACTTCATTGTGGGCCCCAGCCCCAAAAACCCGAAGTTCACGATAGTGAACAGAATGACAGTTCTGGACGCAAAGCCCAACGTAGACACGATAAAGCTGAAGGTCCTGAGGGAGAAGAATCTGGTAATCGACGACTACGTAGATTCTTACAAACTCGAATCGAACTAG
- the LOC135169974 gene encoding kinetochore-associated protein 1: MVHWTKVISGFDAEDETVNFGARAVAEHDGAIYETWTRATIQCDDPEERQRNLQNDKNPQVLSPKVHASFHHAFLCISVDNSLTIFEDESCQEILTSIGFDSPVTSYCLSSTDLLLAAIDTGLVHCFNLARGSQQLFCIDLETYNCGNVIHLSLEESEDFLSLTMVTTTGKILKLPSINPSDESSIDSQISKISIVTTISAILSASDIPTSGPSKSIITLGEEVFIHPRNISCSLTSTPYRYKKCQHFEKYSGIICLTTEGSLSLICRQTFLSIKIHPGPIEDFITIPEGSDDYHILILMKAEPSEDTTSLHLMSFPDFQVKFSMLVPKDSYLVNLNHTVDHLIFLEAARNPQGIIDTIRIKAIEESSPDFRLQRLLRRQKFTEARDFAKKFGLNEETVYHAEAKLLMERLQPSVHAEEFVNVEVFLETLDKIKDVEFVYECCKNALTRDYKETRRLVVYARRRIVEFMGSFEGKSHHGHDRLSKLLSHVSNTLKKLETFEIIHAVESLKGEPEESIEEWNRFSKSNLLDECMRHLSLGELDAAALIWIRHTSEISPQMTTSSINELLQSIPEPLGPSSLWPWLRHFVPSATALIPSSLPAILQWSLKKTRSLEIYHRDSWPSIGLDFANGLLSILQFEEYNICFQFHQQYASKNSHLQKLQLLIQAMSDLLDLKTKYKIVVPLGVYLGDSTEVIHLLLNKIHIEEIPSLMSTFLQQYMLNHSLKNDQVLSSYIAKTLKMSKGWWMLEKAPWDRRLSVIIGHIHNIQNRLQQTLEVLKKAPVPWSPAISSLAEDSCRYDHPLVGKIRIESSSIAVKLIMKKYGFAHVGLSPNLYQRIIKEARASMVQDLLELTKNEQKMKQKRVLGACVSYHLRTGDLDKVMAILDVLEEDVVDFCCKQIINDFQGRLNNFRDYKDDSLGYYVEILESVARKLSRKNHDILEMIPHLRSIYFLKTEFNISINIRDYFENKKQILLEFISNLIETEDLGSGKFPADLERVSRLLNLPSLSGIYEYFEATKDAKVLQEYVVNGLSTWEIFTSEECLFSLKMISQLLLEGKDDAIVAKSLKDLISRIIMYSPIETLPQVLESLIKIDTYTEAVSDTLELQESPLYPIYKDASISCGEVLVPYLMDLFALSYYLENDRSDSHSDEDIVLLRKALPLRTRGLMNEHHDLAVLKILMSTCVKMVSLLPKHEEISSEMRTIQNACLSVMLKKVIDSMVFDLHLGLACLFALPQGDSLKLLNHCGQLYESDQRRDRVIKELSCEYFRLTKNYPQMEALKSSRLLHHWAKRLVHCGVSYREVLTSNNEDKRNILKRIMTSKRPETLNLLRDFCSNFGFIFTDCCLSYLEILLTTWEPDFKVDTQDGSRHVKIDENQVKELFVECKKVSAEITDKNAMKRFLVDALTASSFNIYHYEVFLLALEIAEINDKIDWISHLCFLQNYTRIGKPTEVETDAWLNWCQEPQLPPIAKWRLPFFPRVDFKVIIPELSLKTYEKWLSIAPILSISISNICTLAVRNSTNDAWEASKGLCNTWSINSRNSSLLKDIKKCLDYMQGVDRLTYGTASLYYVVNHTPPGADLVAAAKECFLYMEQWKEMCGDKADPANKFPRIKEKYVINTAKHILHSHGLGMAKYLTLVDRPEDLITSLYKDDSIPQRYRTATRHRPDINSAVDALGGVLPVELHKIRGELLKEWLQPEASDSKNDSITAVFREQADHNDLDTFITDDNLLRACYIVSGKSDLIHYLVHVSFDEKENYNAGVKFRALRIIQSLTDDATLQSYTKISPEQFHRHMKSLQYVTELQRLGIGYSVNGFESCSKQKLLQVLANSQFEVARALGLIPQIFLDFELEEFDVLDVALERMVRMGLVKELKRSLMMLAGIDRLVNCSGYISAWQLVISDGFGRLGTDKGLEESIEALRMLHACPVVDKLHFEEIVEGCLRPGQMHFAAALLQFLGERERTGVVERILKEGDVQGVVDGLRELRGKGVLGVEQSVMVIQRAAGMVNGS; encoded by the exons ATGGTGCACTGGACGAAGGTGATCTCAGGGTTTGATGCTGAGGACGAAACCGTGAATTTCGGTGCTCGGGCTGTTGCAGAGCACGATGGAGCAATCTACGAGACTTGGACGAGGGCGACAATCCAATGTGATGACCCGGAGGAACGTCAACGCAACCTTCAGAATGATAAAAATCCCCAG GTTCTCTCCCCGAAAGTTCACGCCTCTTTCCACCACGCATTCCTCTGCATTTCCGTCGACAACTCCCTCACAATTTTCGAAGACGAATCCTGCCAGGAGATCCTCACCAGCATCGGTTTTGATTCCCCAGTGACCTCCTACTGCCTCTCCTCCACGGATCTCCTTCTTGCAGCCATCGACACAGGTCTCGTCCACTGCTTCAACCTCGCTCGGGGTTCCCAGCAGCTTTTCTGCATCGACCTTGAGACCTATAACTGTGGCAACGTGATTCACCTGTCCCTGGAAGAATCCGAGGACTTCTTATCTCTCACGATGGTCACTACGACAGGGAAAATCTTGAAACTGCCATCGATAAATCCTTCGGACGAATCCTCCATCGACTCGCAGATCTCCAAGATCTCTATTGTGACTACAATTTCGGCCATTTTATCGGCATCAGACATTCCCACGTCTGGCCCTTCTAAATCCATCATCACTCTAGGGGAGGAGGTCTTCATACATCCCAGGAACATCTCCTGTAGCCTGACGTCGACTCCCTACCGATACAAAAAGTGCCAGCACTTCGAGAAGTACTCCGGGATCATCTGCCTCACAACGGAAGGATCTCTCTCCCTCATCTGCAgacagacttttctctccataaaaattcaccCCGGACCTATCGAAGATTTTATCACAATCCCTGAGGGGTCTGATGACTATCACATTCTAATCCTGATGAAGGCAGAGCCCTCAGAGGACACCACGTCCCTTCACTTGATGAGCTTTCCTGATTTTCAGGTAAAATTCTCGATGCTCGTCCCCAAAGACAGTTACCTGGTAAATCTAAACCACACAGTGGACCACCTGATCTTCCTGGAGGCTGCGAGAAACCCCCAGGGAATAATCGACACCATCAGGATCAAAGCCATCGAGGAAAGTTCTCCAGACTTTCGCCTCCAGAGGCTCCTGCGCCGGCAAAAATTCACAGAAGCCAGGGACTTTGCGAAGAAGTTTGGATTGAACGAGGAGACGGTCTACCACGCAGAAGCCAAACTTCTGATGGAGAGACTGCAGCCTTCCGTCCACGCCGAGGAGTTTGTCAATGTCGAAGTCTTCCTGGAGACTCTGGACAAGATCAAAGACGTAGAGTTTGTCTACGAGTGCTGCAAGAATGCCCTCACGAGGGATTACAAGGAGACCAGGAGATTGGTGGTTTACGCTAGGAGAAGAATCGTGGAGTTCATGGGCTCCTTCGAGGGCAAGAGCCACCACGGCCACGATAGGCTCTCCAAGCTCCTGAGTCACGTGAGCAACACGTTGAAAAAGCTGGAGACTTTCGAGATAATCCACGCGGTCGAGTCTCTAAAGGGCGAACCTGAGGAGAGCATTGAGGAGTGGAACCGATTCTCCAAGTCAAATCTCCTGGACGAATGCATGAGGCACCTTTCCCTGGGGGAGTTGGATGCAGCAGCCCTCATCTGGATCAGACATACCTCAGAAATCTCACCTCAGATGACCACCAGCAGCATTAATGAACTCCTACAGTCGATCCCCGAACCCCTGGGTCCCTCCAGTCTGTGGCCCTGGCTTCGCCACTTCGTTCCCTCAGCCACAGCTCTGATTCCTTCAAGTCTCCCAGCTATTCTCCAGTGGTCCCTCAAGAAAACGAGATCCCTGGAGATTTATCACCGAGACTCCTGGCCCAGCATCGGCCTGGACTTCGCCAACGGCCTCCTCTCAATCCTCCAGTTCGAGGAGTACAATATTTGCTTCCAGTTCCACCAACAATACGCCAGTAAAAACTCTCATCTCCAGAAGCTGCAGCTCCTCATTCAGGCGATGTCTGATCTATTGGATCTCAAGACGAAGTACAAGATCGTCGTCCCTTTAGGGGTGTACCTGGGGGATTCAACGGAGGTTATTCACCTTCTTCTGAATAAAATTCACATCGAAGAGATCCCCTCTCTGATGAGCACCTTCCTCCAGCAGTATATGCTGAATCACTCATTGAAGAACGATCAGGTGCTGTCGTCGTATATCGCCAAGACCCTGAAGATGTCCAAGGGCTGGTGGATGTTGGAGAAGGCCCCCTGGGACAGGCGACTCTCAGTGATCATTGGGCACATTCACAATATTCAGAACCGACTTCAGCAGACTCTGGAGGTCCTGAAAAAAGCGCCTGTCCCGTGGTCCCCAGCTATTTCTTCCCTTGCTGAGGACAGCTGCAGGTACGATCATCCTCTGGTGGGAAAAATTCGGATAGAGTCCAGCTCTATTGCTGTTAAATTAATCATGAAAAAGTATGGCTTTGCCCATGTGGgcctctctccaaatctctATCAGAGGATCATCAAAGAGGCTCGGGCGAGCATGGTCCAGGATCTTCTGGAGCTGACGAAGAACGAGCAGAAGATGAAGCAAAAGAGAGTGCTAGGGGCGTGTGTGAGCTATCACCTAAGGACTGGAGACCTCGACAAGGTCATGGCGATCTTGGATGTGCTAGAGGAAGATGTCGTTGACTTCTGCTGTAAGCAGATTATCAACGATTTTCAGGGGAGACTTAACAATTTTCGAGACTACAAGGACGACTCCCTAGGGTACTACGTCGAGATCCTGGAGTCTGTTGCCCGTAAATTATCGAGGAAGAATCACGACATCTTGGAGATGATCCCTCACCTCAGGTCTATTTATTTCTTGAAGACAGAATTCAACATCTCCATCAACATTCGCGATTACTTCGAGAACAAAAAGCAGATTTTACTGGAGTTTATATCGAATCTGATCGAGACTGAGGACCTGGGGAGCGGCAAATTTCCGGCAGATCTGGAGCGAGTGTCACGTCTGCTGAATCTTCCGTCATTATCGGGCATCTACGAGTACTTCGAGGCAACGAAAGATGCGAAGGTCCTCCAGGAGTACGTCGTGAATGGTTTGAGCACCTGGGAGATCTTCACCTCCGAGGAATGTCTTTTCTCTCTAAAGATGATCTCCCAGCTGCTCCTGGAGGGAAAAGACGATGCCATCGTGGCAAAATCCTTGAAGGATCTGATATCTAGGATCATCATGTACTCTCCAATAGAGACACTTCCTCAAGTCCTCGAGTCTTTGATTAAAATTGACACCTACACCGAGGCAGTGAGCGACACCCTGGAGCTGCAAGAATCCCCGCTGTACCCGATCTACAAAGACGCCTCGATATCCTGCGGGGAGGTTCTCGTTCCCTATCTTATGGACCTCTTTGCCCTGTCCTATTACCTAGAGAACGATCGAAGTGACAGTCACTCAGACGAGGACATAGTCCTCCTCAGGAAAGCTCTCCCCCTGAGGACTCGAGGGCTGATGAATGAGCACCACGATCTGGCAGTGCTAAAGATCCTGATGTCGACATGTGTGAAAATGGTTTCGCTGTTACCGAAGCACGAGGAGATATCCTCCGAGATGAGAACCATCCAGAACGCTTGTCTCTCCGTGATGCTGAAGAAGGTCATAGATTCGATGGTCTTCGACCTTCACCTAGGGCTTGCCTGCCTGTTCGCCCTGCCCCAGGGAGACTCTCTGAAACTCCTCAATCACTGTGGACAGCTGTACGAGTCCGACCAGCGAAGAGACCGAGTGATAAAAGAACTGAGTTGCGAGTACTTTAGACTAACGAAGAACTACCCCCAGATGGAAGCCCTCAAATCCTCCAGACTCCTTCACCACTGGGCTAAGAGGCTCGTCCATTGTGGGGTGTCGTACCGAGAGGTCCTCACGAGTAACAACGAAGACAAGAGGAATATTCTGAAGAGGATCATGACGTCGAAGAGGCCTGAGACCTTGAATCTTCTCAGGGACTTCTGTTCCAACTTCGGTTTCATCTTCACCGACTGTTGTCTCAGTTATCTGGAGATTCTCCTCACCACATGGGAGCCGGATTTCAAGGTGGACACCCAGGATGGCTCCAGACACGTCAAGATCGATGAAAATCAGGTGAAAGAGCTGTTTGTCGAGTGCAAAAAGGTTTCAGCTGAAATCACAGATAAGAACGCCATGAAGAGGTTTCTGGTGGACGCCTTGACAGCTTCATCCTTCAATATTTATCATTACGAGGTGTTCCTGCTGGCACTAGAGATTGCTGAGATAAATGACAAGATTGACTGGATCAGCCATCTGTGCTTTCTCCAGAATTACACGAGAATAGGAAAACCAactgaggtagagacagaTGCCTGGCTCAACTGGTGTCAGGAACCACAGCTGCCGCCCATCGCCAAATGGAGGCTGCCCTTCTTCCCCAGGGTTGATTTCAAGGTCATCATTCCTGAGCTCAGCCTCAAGACGTACGAGAAGTGGTTGAGCATCGCCCCAATCCTCAGCATTTCCATTTCCAATATTTGTACTCTAGCGGTCAGGAACTCCACTAATGACGCTTGGGAGGCCTCCAAGGGGCTCTGCAACACGTGGTCCATTAACAGCAGAAACTCAAGCCTCTTGAAGGACATCAAGAAGTGCCTGGATTACATGCAGGGCGTCGACAGGCTGACCTATGGCACTGCATCATTGTATTACGTTGTCAATCATACCCCTCCTGGGGCTGATCTCGTGGCAGCTGCCAAGGAGTGCTTTTTGTACATGGAACAGTGGAAGGAGATGTGCGGGGATAAGGCCGATCCTGCCAACAAATTCCCCAGGATCAAGGAGAAGTATGTGATCAACACCGCAAAGCACATTCTTCATTCTCATGGATTGGGAATGGCGAAGTACCTGACTCTCGTGGATCGTCCGGAAGATCTGATAACCTCCCTCTACAAAGACGACTCCATCCCCCAGCGCTACAGGACAGCCACCAGACACCGGCCAGACATAAACTCGGCGGTTGACGCTCTTGGGGGTGTTCTCCCAGTGGAGCTCCATAAGATTCGAGGAGAATTGCTGAAGGAGTGGCTACAACCAGAGGCCTCAGACTCCAAGAACGACAGCATCACCGCTGTCTTCAGAGAGCAGGCAGACCACAACGATCTTGACACTTTCATCACTGATGACAATCTCCTCCGGGCGTGTTACATCGTGTCCGGCAAGTCGGATCTCATCCACTACCTCGTGCACGTCTCCTTCGACGAGAAAGAGAACTACAACGCTGGAGTGAAGTTCAGGGCTCTGCGGATAATTCAATCGTTGACAGACGATGCCACACTTCAGAGTTATACGAAAATTAGTCCTGAGCAGTTCCACCGGCACATGAAGAGTCTCCAGTACGTGACGGAGCTGCAGAGACTGGGAATTGGGTACAGCGTTAATGGATTCGAGAGCTGCTCCAAGCAGAAGCTCCTGCAAGTGCTGGCCAACAGTCAGTTTGAAGTGGCTAGGGCACTGGGACTGATCCCCCAGATCTTTCTAGATTTTGAACTTGAGGAGTTTGACGTGCTGGATGTGGCGCTGGAGAGAATGGTCAGGATGGGACTCGTCAAGGAGCTCAAAAGGAGCCTCATGATGCTGGCGGGGATCGATCGTCTAGTGAACTGCTCTGGATACATCTCCGCCTGGCAATTGGTCATCTCTGATGGATTTGGGAGATTAGGGACTGACAAGGGCTTGGAAGAGTCCATAGAGGCCCTCAGGATGCTTCACGCCTGTCCAGTGGTGGATAAATTACACTTTGAAGAGATTGTTGAGGGGTGTCTCAGACCTGGACAAATGCACTTTGCTGCAGCCCTTTTGCAGTTCCTCGGGGAGAGGGAAAGGACAGGAGTGGTGGAGAGGATATTGAAGGAGGGGGATGTCCAGGGGGTCGTGGATGGGCTCAGGGAACTCCGGGGCAAGGGCGTTCTTGGGGTTGAACAGTCtgtgatggtgattcagaGAGCAGCTGGAATGGTTAATGGAAGTTGa
- the LOC135170006 gene encoding protein CLP1 homolog — MTNEAPAVQEFKLDSDCELRFEVENKNDKVTLELKLGLAEVFGTELVKNKKYEFGFGAKVAVFTWQGCTLEITGKTDVSYIAKETPMGIYLNCHAAMERMRDIAEKKDSRGPITMIVGPSDVGKSTLSRILLNYAVRMGRRPIFVDLDVGQGHIAVPGTLGALLVERPSNVVEGFSQQAPLVFHFGHKSPSTNITLYNLLVSRLAEVCSDRLQANKKAKVSGIVINTCGWVKGGGYKLLTHAAQAFEVDAILVLDQERLYNELVRGMPEFVKVVFLPKSGGVVERTQTMRSESRDQRVREYFYGSKTPLYPHSFEVKWSEARIYKIGAPVLPASCMPLGMKAEDNLTKLVAVTPGPSLLHHLLSVSFADSPEDDVVQTNIAGFVCVTNVDVDRQTITVLSPQPRPLPNTVLLLSDIQFMDSH, encoded by the exons atgacGAACGAGGCACCTGCTGTTCAAGAATTCAAGCTCGATTCTGACTGCGAACTCCGGTTCGAGGTGGAGAACAAAAATGACAAAGTGACACTCGAG CTGAAACTGGGATTGGCTGAGGTGTTCGGCACGGAGCTggtaaaaaataagaaatatgaATTCGGTTTCGGTGCAAAAGTAGCAGTATTCACCTGGCAGGGCTGTACCCTGGAGATAACAGGTAAAACCGACGTGAGTTACATCGCGAAGGAGACCCCCATGGGTATCTACCTGAATTGTCACGCAGCCATGGAACGGATGCGAGATATCGCCGAGAAGAAAGACTCCAGAGGCCCCATCACAATGATCGTTGGGCCCTCAGACGTGGGTAAGTCCACCCTCTCCAGAATTTTACTAAACTACGCAGTAAGAATGGGAAGACGACCGATCTTCGTGGACCTAGACGTTGGCCAAGGTCACATAGCTGTCCCTGGTACCCTGGGGGCTCTTCTAGTTGAGAGACCGTCGAATGTCGTCGAGGGATTCTCCCAGCAGGCGCCGCTGGTTTTTCATTTTGGTCACAAATCCCCAAGTACCAATATCACCCTTTACAATCTCCTGGTGTCGAGGCTAGCTGAGGTCTGCTCCGATAGACTTCAAGCCAATAAAAAGGCCAAAGTCTCTGGAATCGTCATCAACACATGTGGCTGGGTCAAGGGGGGAGGCTACAAACTATTGACACATGCTGCCCAGGCTTTCGAAGTCGATGCCATCCTGGTTCTTGATCAGGAGAGACTCTACAATGAACTCGTCAGGGGAATGCCTGAGTTCGTTAAAGTTGTATTTCTACCGAAGAGTGGAGGAGTTGTGGAGAGAACGCAGACAATGAGGAGTGAGTCGAGGGatcagagagttagagagtaCTTCTATGGATCCAAGACACCCTTGTACCCACACAGTTTTGAAGTTAAATGGAGTGAAGCTAGGATTTACAAGATTGGAGCACCTGTTCTGCCTGCATCCTGCATGCCCCTGGGCATGAAGGCTGAGGATAATCTCACCAAACTCGTCGCTGTTACCCCTGGACCCAGTTTGCTGCATCACCTGCTGTCGGTTTCTTTCGCTGATTCCCCTGAGGACGATGTTGTCCAGACTAACATCGCTGGATTTGTTTGTGT gacaAATGTCGATGTCGACAGACAAACAATCACAGTCCTCAGCCCGCAGCCCCGACCCCTACCAAATACAGTCCTTCTGCTGTCGGATATTCAATTTATGGATAGTCATTGA
- the LOC135170021 gene encoding electron transfer flavoprotein subunit beta, whose translation MARVLVGVKRVIDYAVKIRVKPDHTGVLTEGVKHSMNPFDEIAIEEAVRMKEKKIAEEVIAVSCGPAQAQETLRTALAMGADKAIHVEVSGPEYETLQPIHVSKILAKLAEEEKANIVLVGKQAIDDDCNQTAQMTAGVLDWPSGTFCSKIEHGSGELTVTREVDGGLETIKIKTPVVLSADLRLNEPRYATLPNIMKAKKKPIKKITPKDLGIDVSPRVEILSVEDPPVREAGSILPDVDALVGKLKEKGFA comes from the exons ATGGCGAGGGTGCTTGTTGGAGTTAAACGAGTCATCGATTATGCCGTTAAG aTTCGCGTAAAACCAGATCATACTGGTGTTCTAACCGAAGGGGTCAAGCACTCAATGAATCCATTTGATGAAATTGCGATTGAAGAAGCAGTgagaatgaaggaaaaaaaaatagctgaAGAGGTCATCGCAGTCTCGTGTGGTCCTGCCCAGGCCCAGGAAACCCTCAGGACCGCCCTGGCCATGGGGGCGGATAAAGCGATTCACGTGGAGGTCTCTGGGCCTGAGTATGAGACCCTTCAGCCCATTCATGTCTCCAAAATCCTGGCTAAATTAGCCGAGGAAGAGAAGGCCAATATTGTTCTCGTGGGAAAGCAAGCCATCGACGATGACTGTAATCAGACTGCCCAGATGACTGCTGGAGTGCTTGATTGGCCCTCTGGGACATTTTGCAGCAAA ATTGAACATGGATCTGGTGAGCTCACCGTCACCAGGGAGGTCGACGGAGGTTTGGAGACCATCAAGATTAAAACTCCAGTTGTCCTGAGTGCTGATTTACGCCTGAACGAGCCTCGTTACGCCACATTACCGAATATAATGAAAGCGAAGAAGAAACCGATCAAGAAAATAACTCCAAAGGATCTGGGAATCGACGTTTCTCCGAGAGTGGAAATTCTGTCTGTGGAGGATCCTCCAGTGAGAGAAGCTGGGTCCATCCTCCCAGACGTCGACGCCCTCGTCGGTAAATTGAAGGAGAAGGGCTTCGCTTGA
- the Rab8 gene encoding ras-related protein Rab-8A isoform X6, giving the protein MGQNRWQNGCFRGQNTMKSIDFKIRTIELDGKKIKLQIWDTAGQERFRTITTAYYRGAMGIMLVYDVTNEKSFENIKNWIRNIEENASADVEKMLLGNKCELTDRRQVSKERGEQLAVEYGIKFMETSAKSSINVEEAFYTLARDIKTKMEKKLEASNPPKTGGNQLKASEPARKPPNWLARCTIL; this is encoded by the exons ATGGGGCAGAATCGGTGGCAAAATGGGTGTTTTAGGGGGCAGAATACGATGAAAA gtATTGACTTTAAGATACGCACAATCGAGCTAgatggaaagaaaataaagCTACAAATATG GGACACTGCCGGTCAGGAGAGGTTTAGGACAATCACAACAGCCTACTATCGTGGAGCAATGGGTATAATGCTCGTGTACGATGTAACAAACGAGAAAAGTTTtgagaatattaaaaattggatTCGTAACATCGAAGAGAATGCATCGGCAGACGTTGAGAAGATGTTGCTAGGTAATAAATGTGAACTGACGGACAGGAGACAAGTGTCCAAGGAGAGGGGTGAGCAATTAGCTGTTGAATATGGTATTAAATTCATGGAGACATCGGCAAAGTCCAGTATCAATGTTGAGGAGGCCTTTTACACTCTGGCCAGAGACATCAAGaccaaaatggaaaaaaaattg GAGGCATCGAATCCACCAAAAACTGGTGGCAATCAACTTAAAGCATCTGAACCAGCGAGAAAGCCACCAAATTGGTTAGCAAGATGTACTATACTCTGA
- the Rab8 gene encoding ras-related protein Rab-8A isoform X5: MAKTYDYLFKLLLIGDSGVGKTCVLFRFSEDAFNTTFISTIGIDFKIRTIELDGKKIKLQIWDTAGQERFRTITTAYYRGAMGIMLVYDVTNEKSFENIKNWIRNIEENASADVEKMLLGNKCELTDRRQVSKERGEQLAVEYGIKFMETSAKSSINVEEAFYTLARDIKTKMEKKLEASNPPKTGGNQLKASEPARKPPNWLARCTIL; this comes from the exons ATGGCAAAGACCTATGACTACTTGTTTAAGTTGTTGCTGATTGGCGACTCTGGAGTTGGAAAAACTTGTGTTTTGTTCAGGTTCTCGGAGGATGCTTTCAATACCACGTTTATATCGACTATTG gtATTGACTTTAAGATACGCACAATCGAGCTAgatggaaagaaaataaagCTACAAATATG GGACACTGCCGGTCAGGAGAGGTTTAGGACAATCACAACAGCCTACTATCGTGGAGCAATGGGTATAATGCTCGTGTACGATGTAACAAACGAGAAAAGTTTtgagaatattaaaaattggatTCGTAACATCGAAGAGAATGCATCGGCAGACGTTGAGAAGATGTTGCTAGGTAATAAATGTGAACTGACGGACAGGAGACAAGTGTCCAAGGAGAGGGGTGAGCAATTAGCTGTTGAATATGGTATTAAATTCATGGAGACATCGGCAAAGTCCAGTATCAATGTTGAGGAGGCCTTTTACACTCTGGCCAGAGACATCAAGaccaaaatggaaaaaaaattg GAGGCATCGAATCCACCAAAAACTGGTGGCAATCAACTTAAAGCATCTGAACCAGCGAGAAAGCCACCAAATTGGTTAGCAAGATGTACTATACTCTGA